The following are from one region of the Acidobacteriota bacterium genome:
- a CDS encoding GMC family oxidoreductase — protein sequence MPVKTYDAIVIGSGITGGWAAKELTEKGLETLVLEAGRPIEPNKDYVEHVPVWQKKFRDMGDRNRFNREQPVQQKCGALDEVNSKFFVNDQQNPYTTAANKPFLWIRGRQVGGRSIIWGRQSYRWSDLDFEANQREGIAVDWPIRYQDIAPWYDHVEDFAGISGQAEGLPQLPDGKFLPPMEMSCSELLVKDAIAKYFPGERMMTIGRSAVLTRPHRGRAACHYCGPCDHGCITKSYFSSLNSTLPAALATGKLTIRPHSVVHSLIYDSATRKVTGVRVIDGQSKAALEFHGRIVFLNASTLESTRILLNSTTPEFPTGLANSSGQLGRNLMDHTMGGGATGRIPGNEDKISNGRRPNGIYVPRFRNVKTKHPNFLRGYGFQGGGYRQSWERGSDLAGFGPEFKHTLTHPGPWMMDFYGFGECLPNPDNVAELDKEVKDEWGIPALKIACAWSDNERALLKDMSIAAAEMLAAAGARDIMPFVEDNPPGLTIHEMGTARMGRDPKTSVLNANNQAHDAKNLFVTDGACMASSSCVNPSLTYMALTARACDFAVASMKKGEL from the coding sequence ATGCCGGTGAAAACGTACGACGCCATCGTGATCGGCTCCGGTATCACTGGAGGCTGGGCAGCCAAGGAACTCACCGAGAAGGGCCTGGAAACGTTGGTCCTCGAAGCGGGGCGACCCATCGAGCCCAATAAAGACTACGTCGAGCATGTCCCCGTCTGGCAGAAGAAGTTTCGTGATATGGGGGACCGCAATCGCTTCAACCGGGAGCAACCCGTTCAGCAGAAGTGCGGCGCGCTCGACGAGGTGAACAGCAAGTTCTTCGTCAACGACCAGCAGAATCCCTACACCACGGCGGCCAACAAGCCTTTCCTGTGGATCCGCGGCCGCCAGGTTGGAGGGCGTTCCATTATCTGGGGACGCCAGTCCTATCGCTGGAGTGACCTTGATTTCGAGGCCAACCAGCGCGAAGGAATCGCTGTTGACTGGCCCATTCGATATCAGGACATCGCTCCGTGGTACGACCACGTCGAAGATTTCGCCGGCATTAGCGGCCAGGCGGAAGGACTCCCGCAGCTTCCCGATGGGAAATTTCTTCCTCCGATGGAAATGTCGTGCAGCGAACTCCTCGTCAAGGACGCCATTGCAAAATACTTTCCCGGCGAACGCATGATGACGATCGGCCGCAGCGCGGTGCTCACACGCCCCCATCGCGGGCGTGCTGCCTGTCACTATTGCGGACCGTGTGACCACGGCTGCATCACGAAGTCGTATTTCAGTAGCCTGAATTCCACGCTGCCCGCCGCGCTTGCCACAGGCAAGCTCACCATCCGTCCCCATAGCGTTGTGCACAGCCTGATCTACGATTCCGCGACTCGCAAAGTGACTGGCGTCCGGGTGATCGATGGCCAATCCAAGGCTGCACTTGAATTCCATGGACGGATTGTTTTCCTGAACGCTTCGACGCTGGAGTCCACCCGCATCCTGCTGAATTCCACGACCCCGGAATTTCCCACCGGACTCGCCAATTCCAGCGGCCAGCTTGGGCGCAATCTCATGGACCACACCATGGGCGGCGGAGCGACCGGACGCATCCCCGGCAATGAAGATAAGATTTCGAACGGCCGGCGTCCTAATGGCATCTACGTACCCCGGTTCCGCAACGTGAAGACCAAGCACCCGAATTTCCTGCGCGGATACGGCTTTCAGGGTGGAGGTTATCGCCAGTCGTGGGAACGCGGCAGCGATCTTGCAGGTTTCGGGCCCGAATTCAAGCACACACTGACACACCCCGGTCCATGGATGATGGATTTTTATGGCTTTGGCGAATGCCTGCCTAATCCCGATAACGTTGCCGAACTCGATAAGGAAGTGAAAGACGAGTGGGGTATTCCTGCTTTGAAAATTGCCTGCGCGTGGAGCGACAACGAGCGCGCCCTGCTCAAGGACATGTCGATCGCCGCTGCGGAAATGCTGGCCGCCGCAGGCGCCCGCGACATCATGCCCTTCGTGGAAGACAACCCGCCTGGCCTCACCATCCACGAGATGGGAACGGCGCGCATGGGACGCGATCCCAAAACGTCGGTGCTGAATGCCAACAACCAGGCACACGACGCGAAGAATCTGTTTGTAACGGACGGCGCATGTATGGCGTCGTCGTCATGCGTGAATCCGTCTCTGACCTATATGGCTTTGACCGCGCGAGCGTGTGATTTCGCGGTAGCCTCCATGAAAAAAGGAGAACTCTAG
- a CDS encoding UDP-glucuronosyltransferase, which translates to MANILYGVNGEGAGHSTRAKEVITHLQQKGHAVHVVSFDRGFTNLRRDFEVTEIHGWRLAYVNNQVRYQRTIAKNLLGARKTAASMALLKKLGEEWKIDLVVTDFEPLSCHEGRRRHVPVISIDNQHCITNFDVALPREHRADAAATKMVVRMMVPRAVAYLVTSFFTVRAKRRNTFLFPPILRESVLQAKPTAGEQVLVYVTSPAPALAKILAGVRCRFVAYGFGKEWQEGNVLYKKPSVDGFTQDLINAKAVVANAGFSLVTEALHLGKPYLAIPVEHQFEQVFNAYWLEKAGYGAFWEELNRERVEAFLYNLPHYRENLTSYPRQGNQALLAKLDTLIAEYSVSRPGGGRQKK; encoded by the coding sequence ATGGCCAACATACTGTATGGGGTTAACGGCGAAGGGGCGGGCCATTCCACGCGCGCCAAGGAAGTCATAACTCATCTGCAACAGAAGGGACACGCTGTGCATGTCGTGTCCTTCGATCGTGGGTTTACGAATCTGCGCCGCGACTTCGAAGTCACGGAGATCCACGGCTGGCGGCTTGCCTATGTCAACAACCAGGTCAGATACCAGCGCACCATCGCCAAGAACCTGCTGGGAGCCCGCAAAACTGCGGCCAGCATGGCACTCCTCAAGAAGCTTGGCGAAGAATGGAAAATCGACCTGGTCGTCACGGATTTTGAGCCGCTGTCCTGTCATGAGGGACGTCGCCGCCATGTACCCGTGATCTCGATCGACAATCAACACTGCATCACAAACTTCGACGTTGCCCTCCCGCGCGAGCATCGTGCCGACGCTGCGGCAACGAAGATGGTCGTTCGCATGATGGTTCCGCGCGCGGTTGCTTACCTGGTGACGTCATTTTTTACTGTCAGGGCGAAGCGGCGAAATACTTTCCTGTTTCCCCCGATCCTGCGCGAGAGCGTGCTGCAAGCGAAGCCCACTGCTGGTGAGCAGGTACTGGTGTATGTGACTTCTCCCGCGCCCGCGCTGGCGAAGATACTGGCGGGAGTTCGGTGCCGGTTCGTGGCGTACGGTTTTGGAAAAGAATGGCAGGAAGGAAATGTTTTATACAAAAAGCCGAGCGTCGATGGATTCACGCAGGACCTGATCAACGCGAAGGCCGTCGTCGCCAATGCCGGATTCTCCCTGGTTACAGAGGCTCTTCACCTCGGTAAACCGTACCTCGCGATTCCGGTCGAGCACCAGTTTGAGCAGGTCTTCAATGCGTACTGGCTCGAAAAGGCGGGCTACGGCGCGTTTTGGGAGGAGTTAAATCGGGAGCGAGTGGAAGCCTTCCTCTACAATTTGCCGCACTACCGGGAAAATCTCACGAGCTATCCGCGGCAAGGGAATCAGGCGCTGCTGGCGAAGCTCGACACGCTGATCGCGGAGTATTCTGTGTCCCGTCCTGGCGGAGGGCGGCAAAAGAAATGA
- a CDS encoding ABC transporter permease: MRNLADTLAQIFRTLWAHKLRSFLTMFGIAWGIGSLLLLVGLGEGFRSGNKREMEEFGKDIMFLFPGRAPVVEGSMQSARNYHLTYQDYLDIRNAPYIRNATPVLTRDDLRAVSDYASAAGQITGIEPQFADIRFLPLKQGRWINDLDCAQKRNVIVLGDEMSRNLFVGRPALGATIVLNGLRFEVIGTLKRVGRGDNNSTNARGYIPYQVMAIYFPLKWEQQKGAISFINYQPRIRAEHTEAFMEVRKVVGRNHGFDYRDDNAFEGWDTIKQSEMVGAIFDAMSVFLGGVGMVTLALGAIGVVNIMLVSVTERTREIGLRKALGATNRSILFQFFMEGILLTVVSGLIGMGLSAGIMAALGTIQGPGGFDPPKLVMRTAVLAIGSLTIAGVVAGLYPARKAALLQPVEALRQE, translated from the coding sequence ATGCGTAACCTGGCCGACACCCTCGCGCAGATCTTCCGTACCTTGTGGGCCCACAAGCTGCGGTCGTTCCTCACCATGTTCGGCATCGCGTGGGGCATTGGATCGCTTTTGCTGCTGGTAGGCCTCGGAGAAGGTTTCCGCTCGGGCAACAAGCGTGAGATGGAGGAATTCGGCAAGGACATAATGTTTCTCTTCCCCGGTCGCGCTCCGGTGGTTGAGGGGAGTATGCAGTCCGCACGTAATTATCATCTGACCTACCAGGACTACCTCGACATCCGCAACGCGCCTTACATCCGCAACGCGACACCGGTCCTGACGCGCGATGACCTGCGCGCAGTGAGTGACTACGCCAGCGCCGCCGGGCAGATCACCGGCATCGAACCACAATTCGCCGACATTCGTTTTCTCCCTCTGAAGCAAGGACGTTGGATCAACGATCTGGACTGCGCGCAGAAGCGCAACGTGATTGTGCTCGGCGATGAAATGTCTCGCAACCTGTTTGTCGGACGTCCGGCCCTGGGCGCGACCATTGTGTTGAACGGACTTCGTTTCGAAGTGATTGGCACGCTCAAGCGCGTGGGGCGCGGCGACAACAACTCCACCAACGCCCGTGGATATATTCCGTACCAGGTCATGGCGATATATTTTCCGCTCAAGTGGGAACAGCAGAAAGGCGCGATCAGCTTCATCAACTACCAGCCTCGAATACGCGCAGAACACACCGAAGCGTTCATGGAAGTGCGCAAGGTTGTAGGCCGGAATCACGGATTCGATTATCGCGACGACAACGCTTTCGAAGGCTGGGACACGATCAAGCAATCGGAAATGGTAGGCGCAATCTTTGATGCCATGAGCGTATTCCTCGGTGGAGTGGGCATGGTCACGCTCGCACTGGGTGCGATCGGCGTGGTTAACATCATGCTCGTGTCCGTCACAGAGCGCACGCGGGAGATTGGCCTCCGAAAGGCGTTGGGCGCGACCAATCGCAGCATTCTTTTTCAGTTTTTTATGGAAGGGATTTTGTTGACGGTGGTCAGTGGACTGATCGGCATGGGATTGTCGGCGGGCATAATGGCAGCCTTGGGCACGATTCAAGGCCCAGGCGGTTTTGATCCGCCGAAGCTAGTAATGAGAACGGCGGTGCTCGCGATCGGATCCCTGACCATCGCAGGAGTGGTTGCCGGACTTTATCCCGCCCGCAAAGCCGCGCTGCTGCAACCAGTGGAAGCTTTGCGGCAGGAATAG
- a CDS encoding GAF domain-containing protein has translation MSSFGNSGAAAKAAKDLAIVLKDLEKMLAESPSPERVSAKLAQILNVSRNEVALLRVEKGSLRFVFPPELRAAGVIPMSSSAVAARTVATGTSLLSNSFARVKHVSLFESVKLGASEDNSGSEQMPIQKIMSVPVARDGKVLGAIQVSRKGLDSSLAGTDFTNDDLKRLEQAANIMAQMPFMQDGAPLGDEAS, from the coding sequence ATGTCGTCTTTCGGTAATTCGGGTGCTGCGGCGAAGGCGGCCAAAGACCTCGCCATCGTCCTCAAAGATCTCGAGAAAATGCTTGCGGAATCTCCCAGTCCGGAGAGGGTAAGCGCCAAACTTGCTCAGATTCTGAATGTATCCCGCAATGAGGTTGCGTTGCTGCGGGTAGAAAAAGGAAGCTTGCGTTTCGTGTTTCCGCCCGAACTGCGAGCCGCGGGCGTAATTCCGATGTCGAGTTCGGCGGTCGCCGCGCGCACCGTTGCAACCGGGACGTCCCTACTGTCCAATTCTTTTGCCCGCGTAAAACATGTGAGTTTGTTTGAGTCGGTGAAGTTGGGTGCGTCGGAAGACAACTCCGGCTCCGAGCAGATGCCGATTCAGAAGATCATGTCGGTCCCAGTCGCTCGAGACGGGAAAGTGCTGGGTGCGATTCAGGTTTCGCGCAAAGGCTTGGATTCCTCGCTTGCCGGTACGGATTTTACCAACGATGATTTGAAGCGCCTGGAACAAGCCGCAAACATCATGGCCCAAATGCCCTTCATGCAGGATGGCGCACCGCTCGGGGACGAGGCGAGCTAG
- a CDS encoding DUF2934 domain-containing protein: MAIKNSETSKRRVRKATSVAPPVVTEPRQEVALSNKPAVNNIEEEIRRRAYELYLERGMTPGDPGQDWLVAEQQVRSHHAG, translated from the coding sequence ATGGCAATCAAGAACAGTGAAACCAGCAAACGACGCGTTCGCAAAGCAACATCCGTCGCTCCACCAGTGGTCACGGAGCCGCGCCAGGAAGTGGCACTGAGTAACAAGCCTGCCGTCAACAACATCGAAGAGGAAATTCGCCGCCGTGCTTATGAACTCTACCTGGAGCGCGGAATGACTCCGGGTGACCCGGGCCAGGACTGGCTAGTCGCGGAGCAGCAAGTCCGCTCCCACCACGCGGGATAG
- a CDS encoding gluconate 2-dehydrogenase subunit 3 family protein produces MQRREVIRLLMGTAALPLLPREVFALFQQVHKGLPITPALKTLNSHQDATVTTIAEWIIPQTDTPGAKAVRVNEFIDLILSEWYDDEDRKKFLDGLADVDVKSHDLYGKDFVDCPIPQQKHLMTVFDEELTELRQGQLHAARRRRTRAVAENSFFYAMKQLTLMGYFTSEDGAKQALHYEIIPSQHSQCAPLPEEEEAAK; encoded by the coding sequence ATGCAGCGACGTGAAGTCATCCGGCTTCTCATGGGGACAGCAGCCTTGCCTTTGCTTCCCAGGGAAGTGTTTGCGCTTTTTCAGCAGGTCCACAAAGGCCTTCCCATAACTCCAGCCCTGAAAACTCTGAATTCGCATCAGGATGCCACCGTGACGACGATTGCCGAGTGGATCATTCCGCAAACAGATACTCCGGGCGCAAAGGCAGTTCGAGTTAACGAGTTCATCGACCTGATTCTGTCCGAATGGTATGACGACGAAGACCGCAAAAAATTTCTCGATGGCCTCGCCGACGTGGACGTGAAATCCCACGATTTGTACGGCAAGGATTTTGTCGACTGCCCGATCCCGCAGCAAAAGCACTTGATGACCGTCTTCGATGAGGAACTCACCGAATTGCGCCAGGGGCAACTTCATGCCGCGCGCCGCCGCCGCACTCGCGCCGTGGCCGAGAATTCCTTCTTTTATGCGATGAAGCAATTGACGCTGATGGGGTACTTCACATCGGAAGACGGCGCCAAACAAGCTCTACATTACGAGATCATCCCTTCGCAGCATTCACAGTGTGCTCCGTTGCCAGAAGAAGAGGAGGCTGCGAAATAA
- a CDS encoding NAD(P)/FAD-dependent oxidoreductase — MCAIEAGKRGRRVLVLEHADRIGKKILISGGGRCNFTNLHTTAANFLSANPHFVKSALARYTPADFIALIEKHDIAYHEKKLGQLFCDRSAQEIVSMLEQECRDAGVETKTGVTIREVHKVEGFVVRTDSQDLRAPRIVVATGGLSIPKIGATSFGYDLARQFGLKIQEPRPALVPLVFSDVDSKRWSGLAGVSTEVIASVPGSKQSFREKVLFTHRGLSGPAILQISSYWDSGEPVVLDLAPERDLVREFHALGLRDPANWKSLLRDVLPRRLADRWLEVQPLGGISDLALAEAESQLHGWKILPAGTEGYGKAEVTAGGVDTDELSAKTMESKKVPGLFLVGEVVDVTGQLGGFNFQWAWASGFCAGQAL; from the coding sequence ATGTGTGCCATCGAGGCCGGAAAGCGTGGCCGTCGCGTGCTTGTCCTGGAGCACGCCGATCGCATCGGAAAGAAAATCCTGATCTCGGGCGGCGGACGCTGTAATTTTACGAACCTGCACACGACCGCGGCGAACTTTCTTTCGGCGAATCCTCATTTCGTGAAGTCCGCGCTTGCTCGCTACACACCCGCCGACTTCATTGCCCTGATCGAGAAACACGACATTGCCTACCACGAGAAAAAACTTGGCCAGTTATTCTGCGACCGGTCCGCGCAGGAAATTGTCAGCATGCTGGAACAGGAGTGCCGGGACGCAGGCGTCGAAACCAAAACGGGCGTCACCATTCGCGAAGTACATAAAGTCGAGGGGTTTGTCGTGCGAACCGATTCGCAAGACTTGCGTGCTCCTCGTATCGTGGTTGCGACCGGAGGCTTGTCGATTCCTAAAATTGGGGCCACCTCATTCGGATATGACCTTGCCCGACAATTTGGTCTGAAGATTCAGGAGCCTCGTCCGGCGCTGGTTCCGTTGGTGTTCAGTGACGTGGACAGCAAACGGTGGAGCGGCTTAGCCGGGGTCTCTACCGAAGTCATTGCTTCGGTCCCTGGCAGCAAACAGTCTTTCCGCGAAAAAGTGCTGTTCACCCACCGTGGACTCAGCGGTCCCGCCATTCTTCAGATTTCGTCTTACTGGGATAGTGGCGAACCCGTCGTTCTCGATCTTGCACCGGAACGCGACCTGGTCCGCGAATTCCATGCACTCGGACTCCGGGACCCGGCGAACTGGAAATCGCTTTTGCGTGACGTTCTTCCGCGAAGGCTCGCGGACCGTTGGCTGGAAGTGCAACCGCTCGGCGGTATTTCTGATCTCGCTCTTGCCGAAGCGGAAAGTCAACTCCACGGATGGAAGATTCTTCCCGCGGGAACAGAAGGTTATGGCAAGGCGGAAGTGACAGCCGGCGGCGTCGATACCGACGAACTCTCCGCCAAGACGATGGAAAGCAAGAAGGTTCCCGGATTGTTTCTCGTTGGAGAAGTTGTGGACGTCACGGGACAGCTCGGGGGGTTCAATTTCCAGTGGGCGTGGGCGTCAGGATTTTGTGCGGGTCAGGCCTTGTGA
- a CDS encoding ABC transporter permease, translated as MTRDVVSEAWNALRHNQRRTALTMLGMAWGIATVVLLLAYGNGFAKACENIFATFGTKTMIIVPGRTSMQAGGEKAGAKLRFTMEDVELLSSNVPQITRITPDVGRDFSVQYDTRTFNFNVSGSYPTVAQIRVLDVAQGRFYNLEDQMQRARVAVIGSEAKEKLFSGRNALGERIRINGLSFEVIGVLQPKMQEGDNDINRIIYVPFTSVGDLTDTHYIGAIWITYEVNDYTGLERAVRGVIAQQHKFDVGDRRAVLVFNLMEQVHQFQIITMGLKVLLAFIGTLTLGIGGVGLMNIMLVSVTQRTREIGVEKALGSRRRDIFMQFLAEALAISFFGGVLGILLAYTISISVGRLTLYSALAKHAEAGDIRLLIDPVTLIVATIILGVVGLVSGTIPAIRASRLDPIEALRHE; from the coding sequence ATGACCCGTGATGTCGTCAGCGAAGCCTGGAATGCGTTGCGCCATAACCAGCGCCGCACTGCGTTGACCATGCTGGGTATGGCCTGGGGTATCGCCACGGTTGTGCTACTGCTCGCTTATGGCAATGGATTTGCCAAGGCCTGCGAGAACATCTTCGCCACCTTTGGCACCAAGACAATGATCATCGTTCCGGGCCGCACGTCCATGCAGGCCGGGGGCGAAAAAGCGGGCGCGAAGTTGCGCTTCACGATGGAAGATGTGGAGCTGCTCAGCTCCAATGTCCCGCAGATCACTCGCATCACCCCGGATGTAGGCAGGGACTTCAGCGTTCAGTACGACACCCGCACCTTTAACTTCAATGTGTCGGGCAGTTACCCCACGGTTGCCCAGATCCGTGTGCTCGATGTTGCGCAAGGCCGTTTTTACAATCTCGAGGACCAGATGCAACGTGCCCGTGTCGCCGTCATTGGTTCCGAGGCGAAAGAAAAACTCTTTTCTGGACGCAACGCTCTTGGCGAACGCATCCGCATCAATGGCCTCAGCTTTGAAGTGATTGGAGTCTTGCAGCCCAAAATGCAGGAAGGCGATAACGACATTAACCGCATTATCTACGTCCCGTTCACCTCCGTTGGCGACCTGACCGATACCCACTACATCGGAGCAATCTGGATCACCTATGAAGTGAATGACTACACAGGCCTGGAGCGCGCCGTCCGGGGCGTGATTGCGCAGCAGCACAAGTTCGATGTCGGGGATCGGCGTGCAGTGCTGGTGTTCAACCTGATGGAACAGGTCCACCAGTTCCAGATCATCACCATGGGCCTGAAAGTTTTGCTGGCGTTCATCGGCACGCTTACGCTCGGCATTGGCGGCGTTGGCCTGATGAATATCATGCTGGTCTCGGTAACGCAGCGTACGCGCGAAATTGGCGTGGAAAAAGCGCTGGGTTCCCGCCGGCGCGATATTTTCATGCAGTTTCTCGCCGAGGCCCTCGCCATCAGCTTCTTCGGCGGAGTCCTGGGAATTCTTCTCGCCTACACCATCTCCATTTCCGTTGGGCGCCTTACGTTGTACAGCGCCCTGGCGAAGCACGCCGAAGCCGGCGACATACGCTTGTTGATCGATCCGGTCACTTTGATCGTCGCGACCATCATCCTTGGAGTCGTCGGGCTGGTAAGCGGAACGATCCCTGCAATCCGTGCGTCCCGGCTCGATCCCATTGAAGCTTTGCGGCACGAATGA
- a CDS encoding phosphatase PAP2 family protein, with protein MNESPSNLPPDFEDLTRPTLFEETIVVASLVLAVLSLLLFTWIADSMEHNRTQSFDLSVRTAVHQYASPGLTKAMFAITFLGGDGLVLAAFVSLGLFLYFHRRRAALWLVVTFAGAIFLDLALKYGFHRARPTPFFGPIPRTYSFPSGHSLFSFCFYGVLAGLLVVRIRSRAARIAIWSAATVLILAIGLSRIYLGVHYPSDVIAGYLTGTLWVATMVFLDRWRSRRKRNDVNRAVMTTLVVCVILLSGRHASAQSGVEKNPTARVGTVRVDADPKHVLNSFDPDRALGSSLDVLSRAGIDKVHSPHIVQESLSAGWGPITYRNNTELRMGAWHWTENGTWSDAAHQSGYFTGSTDLKDPTRYILAYALPHRGFATSGDAPVPGPNLSYWKSNPYLTSRFTGESDALHPQWVVVDLRTLQSVNAVRIAWESPYAVTYQVEYWEGKDALDFDRGPDGRWKVFSSGAIKNSTGGTVTLKLSDAPVSTQFVRVLMTESSNTCDLHGSSDIRNCVGYAIQSIDAGTLDAGGAFTNAVLDAKGNLQPTFCASSIDPWHSATDARDDGKYQHTGFDLFFTSGITNNLPAMIPVTMLYGTPEDAAAQIAYIEKRGYPISYIEMGEEPDGKHAMPEDYAALYLQWATALHKVDPKLKLGGPIFEGVNEDIRLWPDAQGRTSWMGRFVAYLKSHGRLADLSFVSFEHYPFEACTVKWESLYAEPQLMKHILQVWRDDGVPSDVPLMITEDHLAAELTGPMSTMFSALWLADNVGSFFEGGGAVFHHSPIQPQGVQNSCLGWASWSNFVADNDYNITGYTALYFAAHMINLEWVQHRSGTHQLFPAMTDIKDEQGNVLVTSYAVHRPDGDWSLMLVNRDQSKAHNVQVEFSGAKRRKLSFSGPVKVTTFGSEQYVWKDEGPASHADPDGPPMATVVTGSPQGTFVLPKASITVLRGKVAGL; from the coding sequence ATGAACGAAAGTCCTTCCAACCTTCCGCCCGACTTTGAGGACCTGACCAGGCCCACTCTCTTTGAAGAGACGATCGTGGTTGCGAGCCTTGTGCTAGCTGTGCTCTCTCTTCTTTTGTTTACGTGGATTGCAGACAGCATGGAGCACAATCGCACCCAGAGTTTTGATCTGAGCGTGCGTACGGCCGTTCACCAGTATGCGTCCCCAGGATTGACGAAGGCGATGTTCGCGATCACCTTTCTGGGCGGCGACGGGTTGGTGCTGGCTGCATTTGTATCTCTCGGACTCTTTCTCTATTTCCACCGGCGCCGCGCCGCATTGTGGCTGGTCGTCACATTTGCGGGAGCGATCTTTCTGGATCTGGCGCTCAAATATGGTTTTCACCGGGCACGGCCCACGCCCTTCTTTGGGCCGATCCCGCGCACGTACAGTTTCCCCAGCGGGCATTCGCTATTTTCGTTTTGCTTTTATGGAGTGCTCGCGGGACTGCTGGTTGTCAGAATCCGCTCGCGCGCCGCACGCATCGCGATCTGGAGCGCTGCGACTGTCCTGATCCTTGCCATTGGACTATCGCGTATCTATCTCGGCGTGCACTATCCGAGCGACGTGATTGCAGGCTATCTGACGGGTACCCTATGGGTAGCGACCATGGTGTTTCTGGACCGCTGGCGCTCCCGAAGAAAGAGGAACGACGTGAATCGTGCAGTGATGACAACTCTAGTTGTTTGCGTGATCCTATTGTCCGGCCGACACGCATCGGCTCAATCTGGAGTCGAGAAGAATCCCACCGCCCGGGTTGGAACGGTACGCGTCGACGCGGACCCGAAGCACGTCCTGAACTCCTTTGATCCCGATCGCGCGTTGGGAAGTTCCCTCGACGTCTTGTCGCGCGCCGGAATCGACAAAGTTCATTCCCCGCATATCGTGCAGGAATCGCTCTCGGCGGGGTGGGGACCAATCACGTACCGGAACAACACCGAACTCCGCATGGGTGCCTGGCACTGGACTGAAAACGGGACGTGGAGCGACGCAGCCCACCAGAGCGGATACTTTACCGGCAGTACCGACCTCAAGGACCCGACGCGCTACATTCTTGCCTATGCACTGCCTCATCGAGGTTTCGCGACCAGCGGAGACGCTCCCGTGCCCGGGCCCAACCTCAGCTACTGGAAGAGCAATCCCTATCTCACCAGCCGATTTACCGGTGAGAGCGATGCGCTGCACCCGCAATGGGTCGTGGTAGATCTACGCACGCTGCAATCGGTGAATGCCGTCCGCATCGCATGGGAAAGTCCTTACGCGGTGACATATCAAGTCGAATATTGGGAAGGGAAGGACGCTCTCGATTTTGATCGCGGACCAGATGGCCGGTGGAAAGTATTTTCGTCCGGCGCGATCAAAAATTCCACGGGCGGCACGGTCACTCTCAAGCTTTCCGACGCTCCCGTCTCGACGCAATTTGTGCGCGTTCTGATGACCGAGTCATCGAATACTTGCGATCTTCACGGTTCCAGCGACATCCGCAACTGCGTTGGGTACGCGATTCAATCCATCGATGCCGGCACATTGGATGCGGGCGGTGCTTTCACCAACGCCGTGTTGGATGCCAAGGGCAACCTGCAGCCGACTTTCTGTGCGTCTTCGATTGATCCCTGGCACTCCGCCACCGATGCGCGCGACGATGGGAAATACCAGCACACCGGCTTCGATCTCTTCTTTACCAGCGGCATCACCAACAATCTACCGGCGATGATTCCGGTCACCATGCTGTACGGAACTCCTGAAGACGCCGCGGCGCAGATCGCTTACATCGAGAAGCGCGGCTATCCCATCAGCTACATCGAAATGGGCGAGGAGCCCGACGGCAAGCATGCGATGCCTGAAGACTACGCCGCACTTTACCTGCAATGGGCAACCGCTCTCCACAAGGTCGATCCGAAACTGAAACTTGGGGGGCCGATTTTCGAAGGCGTCAACGAAGACATCCGCCTCTGGCCTGACGCACAAGGCCGCACTTCGTGGATGGGCCGCTTCGTTGCCTACCTGAAGTCGCATGGACGCCTTGCCGATCTGTCGTTCGTGTCGTTCGAGCACTATCCCTTTGAGGCCTGCACGGTCAAATGGGAGTCGCTCTATGCTGAGCCGCAGTTGATGAAGCACATCCTGCAGGTCTGGAGAGATGACGGCGTGCCCTCCGATGTTCCACTGATGATCACGGAAGACCACCTAGCCGCCGAACTGACGGGCCCGATGAGTACGATGTTCTCGGCGCTATGGCTTGCCGATAACGTGGGATCTTTTTTTGAAGGCGGCGGCGCTGTCTTCCATCATTCGCCAATTCAGCCGCAAGGGGTGCAAAACAGTTGTCTGGGTTGGGCAAGCTGGTCGAATTTTGTGGCGGACAACGACTACAACATTACCGGATACACGGCTCTGTACTTTGCCGCGCACATGATCAACCTGGAGTGGGTCCAGCATCGCTCCGGCACACACCAGTTGTTTCCGGCCATGACGGATATCAAGGATGAACAGGGAAATGTGCTGGTAACGTCCTACGCTGTCCATCGACCGGACGGGGATTGGTCCCTGATGCTGGTCAATCGCGACCAGAGCAAGGCTCACAATGTGCAGGTGGAGTTTTCGGGAGCCAAGCGGCGGAAATTGTCGTTCTCAGGGCCGGTGAAGGTCACAACTTTCGGTAGCGAGCAATATGTTTGGAAGGATGAGGGTCCCGCCAGCCATGCCGATCCCGACGGACCTCCCATGGCAACGGTAGTCACAGGAAGCCCTCAAGGCACTTTTGTGCTGCCGAAGGCGTCGATCACAGTCCTGCGAGGTAAAGTGGCAGGACTCTGA